A stretch of DNA from Perca flavescens isolate YP-PL-M2 chromosome 11, PFLA_1.0, whole genome shotgun sequence:
TATGGCACCCATTGCTGTCACTTCAGTTTTATCAGAAAAGCACCCAGTGGAACCATGGAAACAAGAtgtgacacaaaaaaaatattgacatcaaagccagcatatactgtaattagAATTTATTAAAGCCTACTCAGTCAGGAAAGGTACATGATCTGCTGAGCCTTTGGACTCAGTCCCATACCTTCCATTAAACATAGCACAGCACATTAAGATTTAGTATTACATGATGCAAAAATGAATGTGCTCATTTGTAAGTCTGTTGCTGTAAATAGGAATATGGCATTTATGTATTCCAGTTTTGCTATATGAAAATAAGTAGCCAAAGAGAAAGCACCTGTttatatgtaaataaaattgtatGGAGAACAATTATCAGTATATGTATCATATAGTACAGATAATCATACATCATGATCTTCATTTCATGCTAACATGCATAGCTTTCTAAACAGTATTTACAGTCAAACTCAGAAAATACCTATATGCATGCATAACTGCAAAGGAACTGAAAGTTTAGGAACCCTGGGGGTCttactaacaaaaaaaaagatatattctCTCACAAGTGCAGGGTGTTTTCTTACACAACACCTAAAATACGTGCCACCCACCAGCGACAGGGCATAATGACTCGGCAAGCTACCTGGCATCCTCTGTAGTTGTAAGGCCACGGCCAGTAGCCATGCAAAGGCTCGCATATTCTCTGACAGTGAGTGTAGCTGCGTTGGCATTCCGAGCAGCAGATCCCCTGGTGGTCTAACATGGTGTCAAAGGTCATGGCACCTTCCTCTCCAGCACCTCCACTGCGCTGGAGTTTTAAAGCAatgttaattgtttttttatactcATTTGCAATTCAAATGTTTTCCAAAACTTCTCATCCTCTCAAACAAACATCTTTGGCAACATGAATTTTTATAAGCAATGGGAATTTTCACTTCAGTTCACAAGTTCATCAACTTTGAATTGCAGCTGTTAACCCGGTGACCTATAATCATAGCTACTAACATGGCACCTactcaacagcagcagcagcagtagtgtaTCAGCTGGCAGAGGTTAGCACATTTCCACACCATGTACTTCTATTTCTTTgacaatacatttttaacaaGGGTGGCATTTTACACATGGTGTTATACAGtcatttgaaaaaagtgttgacAAAACCGAGAAACTTTAATTCCTAGTGTTACTTTAAGGGTTGCTTCAGGGCTCAGTATATGCCTCTTGATAGTTAATCAAATATTCACCAGCTCTGGAGCCTTGTTTATCATAAACAGTGTTGTTGATGAAGTTGGTACTCACATGATAGGGGTTTTCGGGATTGTATGCTGACCCTGCAGCAGACTgtgccccctcctcctcttcttccccaACTCTGGAGGTGTCATCTTCTGCGTGACTCACCGGGTTCCTCTCTTCAGCAGCTGCCTCAAACTCCTCTATGTTAAACTGCCGTTTGGCTcgctgtgtgtctctttttctcctctccccATCTGTTACATCAGCCACAAGAGGCAAGAGTATTGGGTCAACATCCACAAGATGCCATACATGTCCTCGGAGCTCAATCCTACATAGCTGGGGCTGTCTCAGATGTCCTGAATAATTAAATTAGCAGCCGTGATTTCAAGcacttgcatattttaagaTCATTCTTTTTTAATACAAGACCGGGGCCTTTTTTGGTGTACTCTAAATGTAGAGTATGTTCAAGACATCAAGTGTTTCACCAACTTCTCAGACACGACTGTACAGTTTACAAGTGTGTCAGCAGATAAGCAGGGCAATCACAACCAAGCTCTGAATAAACTATGATAGAATGGACAATGCTTTAAATAGAATAGAGTCTATTCTATTTAAAGTATTAAATAGAATactaatgctaacatgctaacatggtCTATTCAATAGACCATGTTAGCATGTCAGTTTTATAGACTCTTGGATGGAGTGAATCAATACATAATATCtagaaagaagagaagaatgCAAACCTTTAGGATAGATAGGTTGGAGCCAGTAAATGGGAAGTTCCCCGCAAAGACCCCGAATTTTGTTGCTCAGAAAGCTGGTGTCCTTCAACGGCTGCTCGGCAGAAACCCATATGAGGAAC
This window harbors:
- the cnmd gene encoding leukocyte cell-derived chemotaxin 1; this encodes MEKVPNTTHGSGCFEHCTPPEQNSTPTSAAVSRLLRFGAVALIVGAVLMLCASMAALYLWKGSDKNVYNVRYSMSINGEVRQGSVEIDSDNNVERFKTGSGAEEAVEIHDFQIGITGIRFFGGDKCYIKSQIKANLPHMGAHNKESLMFDLTDEAIPVSFDEKFLIWVSAEQPLKDTSFLSNKIRGLCGELPIYWLQPIYPKDGERRKRDTQRAKRQFNIEEFEAAAEERNPVSHAEDDTSRVGEEEEEGAQSAAGSAYNPENPYHVSAGEEGAMTFDTMLDHQGICCSECQRSYTHCQRICEPLHGYWPWPYNYRGCQVACRVIMPCRWWVARILGVV